The following coding sequences lie in one Eleginops maclovinus isolate JMC-PN-2008 ecotype Puerto Natales chromosome 21, JC_Emac_rtc_rv5, whole genome shotgun sequence genomic window:
- the pomp gene encoding proteasome maturation protein — protein MKTGPDIRVCSTESGRNGITMNTRGLRSQLKDSVPVAGLCPQGAYGVQDSLRSGFTSVKNELLPSHPLELSEKNFMLNQDKMNFSSLRNIQGLHAPLKLQMEYRAARQIQRLPFLQSSNLALDTLRGSDESIGFEDILNDPTQSEMMGEPHMMVEYKLGML, from the exons ATGAAAACGGGACCGGATATTCGAGTGTGTTCAACAGAAAGTGGAAGAAACGGAATCACAATG AATACACGAGGACTCCGCTCTCAGCTGAAAGACAGCGTACCTGTGGCAGGCTTGTGTCCACAGGGAGCTTATGGTGTGCAGGACTCTCTGCGTAGTGG ATTTACCAGCGTGAAGAATGAGCTCCTTCCAAGCCACCCGCTGGAGCTGTCCGAGAAAAAT TTCATGCTGAACCAGGACAAGATGAACTTCTCTTCACTCAGAAACATCCAGGGTCTTCATGCTCCACTTAAACTACAGATGGAGTACAGGGCAGCTAGACAG ATCCAGCGTCTGCCGTTCTTACAGAGTTCAAACCTGGCTCTAGATACGCTGCGAGGAAGTGATGAGTCCATCGGCTTTGAGGACATCCTCAACG ATCCAACCCAGAGTGAAATGATGGGCGAGCCACACATGATGGTGGAATACAAACTGGGAATGTTGTAA